In Solanum lycopersicum chromosome 5, SLM_r2.1, the following are encoded in one genomic region:
- the LOC101254094 gene encoding uncharacterized protein isoform X1, giving the protein MASGKEKQHKKKRFPLQPKKVVNSKRKKEKVKKSRSSSSNNGESIENLKSKIKVKDTKLIDIVRFPTAAQQLEFFHEQYQSANRIQLSSLELDSFSETCMLELNPDHAQISTALADHMKVAFGSSWKESLCEKELDEKIDPGQPAVLVISLSALRSCDFLRELRPLTGECRAAKLFSKHMKIEEQASALKNRVNIASGTPSRIKRLIDVEALGLSRLAVIVLDMKTDAKGYSLLTLPQVRYPHFAEMSSGTCIGPTFTNEYWKVHCGYVFMTKYQLTLKKRRAIKMSSLFRTPIQGYCTIVIQSILTFLYRKFLVRGYTEAETV; this is encoded by the exons ATGGCGAGCGGCAAAGAGAAGCAGCACAAGAAGAAGCGATTTCCCTTACAACCCAAAAAAGTAGTGAATAGCAAAAGGAAGAAGGAAAAAGTGAAGAAGAGTAgaagcagcagcagcaacaatGGCGAAtctattgaaaatttgaaatccaaaattaaagtaaaagacACCAAGTTAATTGATATTGTTCGTTTTCCTACAGCAGCGCAGCAGCTGGAGTTTTTTCATGAGCAGTATCAATCAGCTAATAGGATTCAGCTTTCTTCCCTTGAACTCGATTCCTTTTCAG AGACATGCATGCTTGAGCTCAATCCTGATCATGCTCAAATTAGTACTGCATTGGCTGACCATATGAAGGTTGCTTTTGGATCATCATGGAAAGAGAGTCTATGTGAAAAGGAGCTCGATGAGAAAATCGATCCAGGGCAACCTGCAGTTCTGGTTATTAGCTTATCTGCCTTGCGTTCGTGCGACTTTCTCAG AGAATTGCGGCCTTTGACGGGTGAATGCCGTgctgcaaagcttttctcaaAGCATATGAAGATTGAGGAGCAG GCGTCTGCTCTCAAGAATCGTGTTAATATTGCAAGTGGGACACCAAGCAG GATTAAGAGATTGATAGATGTGGAAGCACTTGGCCTATCTCGTTTAGCTGTGATTGTGCTGGATATGAAAACTGACGCGAAGGGCTATTCACTATTGACACTGCCTCAAGTCAG ATATCCCCACTTTGCAGAGATGAGTTCTGGGACTTGTATAGGACCTACTTTCACCAACGAGTACTGGAAGGTGCATTGCGGATATGTCTTTATGACGAAATACCAGTTAACGTTAAAAAAGAGAAGAGCAATCAAGATGAGTAGCCTCTTCAGGACCCCGATACAAGGATACTGTACTATCGTCATCCAGTccattttgacatttttgtaTCGCAAATTTTTGGTAAGAGGATATACAGAAGCAGAAACTGTTTAG
- the LOC101253489 gene encoding aspartic proteinase 39 isoform X1, with translation MGKFDFGWVSLLLVILVWSVYVGGEGVIKVHSKFAGLERNLRALKAHDEMRHLHILAGIDLPIGGTGRPNSIGLYFTEIGIGTPPNNYFVQVDTGSDIMWVNCIACERCPKRGYRNIDLTLYNPRDSLTGKLIRCGQSFCKDFYRGSVLGCSGNSSCTYTQNYGDGSSTRGYFVEDVIQYDKVSGDLQTKSANGSVIFGCGVIQSADLISSDEAFDGILGFGKSNSSILSQLASSGKVKKMFAHCLDGLNDGGIFAVGNVVQPKVNMTSLVPNQQHYSVNMMAVEVGYQFLNLSADVFLNGENHKVIIDSGTTLAYLSEVIYSPLVKKILSWQPDLKLHHDEYTCFEYSGSYFLVIQVKRCPNAITFASNCCSVDDGFPQVTFHFENSLSLRVRPHEYLFPDEDLVCIGWQNSGNLSRDNWNLTVFGDLVLSNRLILYDLENQAIGWTEYNCSSNISLKDEITGLVHLVGAHTLSSGSRLTAQMAMTFLLLAALLHNPFN, from the exons ATGGGAAAATTCGATTTTGGTTGGGTTTCGTTGTTGTTAGTTATACTTGTTTGGAGTGTATATGTGGGAGGTGAAGGGGTAATTAAAGTGCATTCTAAGTTTGCTGGGTTGGAAAGGAATTTGCGTGCCCTAAAAGCTCATGATGAAATGCGCCATCTCCATATTCTCGCCGGCATCGACCTTCCTATCGGCGGAACTGGCCGTCCTAATTCCATCGG GCTTTACTTTACTGAGATTGGGATTGGAACACctccaaataattattttgttcaaGTGGATACGGGAAGTGATATAATGTGGGTTAACTGCATTGCATGTGAAAGATGCCCCAAAAGAGGCTATCGTAAT ATCGATCTAACACTCTACAATCCAAGGGATTCGCTCACTGGTAAACTCATTCGTTGTGGTCAATCATTTTGCAAAGACTTCTACAGAGGTTCAGTATTAGGCTGCTCTGGTAATAGTTCTTGTACATATACTCAAAATTATGGAGATGGAAGCTCTACAAGGGGCTACTTCGTGGAGGATGTTATCCAATACGATAAGGTGTCAGGTGATCTCCAAACTAAATCAGCAAATGGGAGTGTTATTTTCGG GTGTGGTGTAATACAATCTGCTGACCTGATTTCTTCTGATGAAGCTTTTGATGGGATTCTTGGATTTGGGAAATCAAACTCATCCATACTTTCCCAGCTGGCTTCATCTGGAAAAGTGAAGAAAATGTTCGCACACTGCCTTGATGGTTTGAATGATGGTGGTATTTTTGCCGTTGGAAATGTTGTGCAACCAAAAGTGAACATGACTTCTTTGGTACCTAACCA GCAACATTACAGTGTCAATATGATGGCCGTTGAAGTTGGTTATCAGTTTCTAAACCTGTCTGCTGATGTATTTCTGAATGGAGAGAACCATAAAGTAATAATTGATAGTGGAACAACATTGGCTTATCTTTCCGAGGTGATTTATAGTCCACTAGTGAAAAAG ATACTCTCCTGGCAACCTGATCTGAAATTGCATCATGATGAGTATACATGCTTTGAATACTCTGGAAG CTATTTTCTAGTCATCCAGGTTAAAAGATGTCCAAATGCAATAACTTTTGCCTCCAACTGTTGCAGTGTTGATGATGGATTTCCTCAAGTCACTTTTCATTTCGAAAATTCTCTATCTTTAAGAGTTAGACCCCATGAGTATCTGTTCCCGGAT GAAGATTTAGTTTGCATTGGATGGCAAAACAGTGGTAATCTATCAAGGGACAATTGGAACCTCACAGTTTTTGGAG ATTTGGTACTCTCAAATAGGCTGATCCTGTATGATCTTGAAAACCAGGCCATTGGTTGGACTGAATATAATT GCTCATCAAACATTTCATTAAAAGATGAAATTACTGGATTAGTTCATTTAGTAGGTGCTCACACCCTGTCGAGTGGTTCTCGTTTGACAGCGCAAATGGCTATGACATTCTTGTTGTTAGCAGCTCTGCTGCACAATCCATTCAACTAG
- the LOC101253489 gene encoding aspartic proteinase 39 isoform X2, with product MGKFDFGWVSLLLVILVWSVYVGGEGVIKVHSKFAGLERNLRALKAHDEMRHLHILAGIDLPIGGTGRPNSIGLYFTEIGIGTPPNNYFVQVDTGSDIMWVNCIACERCPKRGYRNIDLTLYNPRDSLTGKLIRCGQSFCKDFYRGSVLGCSGNSSCTYTQNYGDGSSTRGYFVEDVIQYDKVSGDLQTKSANGSVIFGCGVIQSADLISSDEAFDGILGFGKSNSSILSQLASSGKVKKMFAHCLDGLNDGGIFAVGNVVQPKVNMTSLVPNQQHYSVNMMAVEVGYQFLNLSADVFLNGENHKVIIDSGTTLAYLSEVIYSPLVKKILSWQPDLKLHHDEYTCFEYSGSVDDGFPQVTFHFENSLSLRVRPHEYLFPDEDLVCIGWQNSGNLSRDNWNLTVFGDLVLSNRLILYDLENQAIGWTEYNCSSNISLKDEITGLVHLVGAHTLSSGSRLTAQMAMTFLLLAALLHNPFN from the exons ATGGGAAAATTCGATTTTGGTTGGGTTTCGTTGTTGTTAGTTATACTTGTTTGGAGTGTATATGTGGGAGGTGAAGGGGTAATTAAAGTGCATTCTAAGTTTGCTGGGTTGGAAAGGAATTTGCGTGCCCTAAAAGCTCATGATGAAATGCGCCATCTCCATATTCTCGCCGGCATCGACCTTCCTATCGGCGGAACTGGCCGTCCTAATTCCATCGG GCTTTACTTTACTGAGATTGGGATTGGAACACctccaaataattattttgttcaaGTGGATACGGGAAGTGATATAATGTGGGTTAACTGCATTGCATGTGAAAGATGCCCCAAAAGAGGCTATCGTAAT ATCGATCTAACACTCTACAATCCAAGGGATTCGCTCACTGGTAAACTCATTCGTTGTGGTCAATCATTTTGCAAAGACTTCTACAGAGGTTCAGTATTAGGCTGCTCTGGTAATAGTTCTTGTACATATACTCAAAATTATGGAGATGGAAGCTCTACAAGGGGCTACTTCGTGGAGGATGTTATCCAATACGATAAGGTGTCAGGTGATCTCCAAACTAAATCAGCAAATGGGAGTGTTATTTTCGG GTGTGGTGTAATACAATCTGCTGACCTGATTTCTTCTGATGAAGCTTTTGATGGGATTCTTGGATTTGGGAAATCAAACTCATCCATACTTTCCCAGCTGGCTTCATCTGGAAAAGTGAAGAAAATGTTCGCACACTGCCTTGATGGTTTGAATGATGGTGGTATTTTTGCCGTTGGAAATGTTGTGCAACCAAAAGTGAACATGACTTCTTTGGTACCTAACCA GCAACATTACAGTGTCAATATGATGGCCGTTGAAGTTGGTTATCAGTTTCTAAACCTGTCTGCTGATGTATTTCTGAATGGAGAGAACCATAAAGTAATAATTGATAGTGGAACAACATTGGCTTATCTTTCCGAGGTGATTTATAGTCCACTAGTGAAAAAG ATACTCTCCTGGCAACCTGATCTGAAATTGCATCATGATGAGTATACATGCTTTGAATACTCTGGAAG TGTTGATGATGGATTTCCTCAAGTCACTTTTCATTTCGAAAATTCTCTATCTTTAAGAGTTAGACCCCATGAGTATCTGTTCCCGGAT GAAGATTTAGTTTGCATTGGATGGCAAAACAGTGGTAATCTATCAAGGGACAATTGGAACCTCACAGTTTTTGGAG ATTTGGTACTCTCAAATAGGCTGATCCTGTATGATCTTGAAAACCAGGCCATTGGTTGGACTGAATATAATT GCTCATCAAACATTTCATTAAAAGATGAAATTACTGGATTAGTTCATTTAGTAGGTGCTCACACCCTGTCGAGTGGTTCTCGTTTGACAGCGCAAATGGCTATGACATTCTTGTTGTTAGCAGCTCTGCTGCACAATCCATTCAACTAG
- the LOC101244489 gene encoding UDP-glycosyltransferase 92A1-like codes for MLNNKHNPISYSSPFISSLSTKKKKKHKFFSKKNKMNDHQEHIVILPFLALGHMIPFIALAKKIQEKTNYKITIVSTPLNVKYLSSTIAKDSINSNNISLVSLPYNSIEHGLPPNTENTEALPLKHMVTIFNSTLSLKEPLKRLILEIIEKDGKPPLCIVSDTFMGFASEVARSCGTFNVSFTTSGAYGTAAYVSIWLNLPHLLAIDGVFKMPGFDDSCCFFSVEQLHTFMKLANGDDPWSKVLKSLLLPSFDSIGFLCNSVEDIEPMGVKAIKNLTELPVWCIGPLLPQCMLKKCEKDSIFESRSGKDSIFESRNGKDSRFESRSGKDPIFESRNGKDSIFESRNGKDSIFESRSDKDSIFESRIGKEHGLSPEECISWLNEHPERSVLYISFGSQNTISTSQMMALAMGLEESERPFIWVIRPPIGFDIKGEFRSEWLPKGFQERVSKSQKGLLVKSWAPQLQILSHSSTGAFLTHCGWNSALESLSQGVPIISWPLAGEQAFNSKMLMEEMGVCVELTKWYSSDVDKEDVKKVVEIVLGESGKGREMKEKANKIGMCIRDAVKEEGDFKGSSVKALDDFISTLLYRRNMSS; via the coding sequence ATGTTAAACAACAAACACAATCCAATTTCTTATTCTTCTCCCTTCATCTCATCACtttctaccaaaaaaaaaaaaaaacacaaatttttctccaaaaaaaataaaatgaatgaccATCAAGAGCATATAGTAATCCTTCCATTTCTTGCACTTGGCCATATGATACCTTTCATAGCCttagcaaaaaaaattcaagaaaaaactaACTACAAAATCACTATTGTTAGTACCCCTTTAAATGTCAAATATCTAAGTTCAACTATAGCAAAAGATTCAATTAATTCAAACAACATTTCATTAGTTTCACTTCCTTATAACAGTATTGAGCATGGTTTACCACCAAATACAGAGAACACAGAGGCTTTACCATTAAAACACATGGTAACAATTTTCAACTCAACATTATCTCTTAAAGAGCCACTCAAAAGATTGATTcttgaaattattgaaaaagatGGTAAGCCCCCTCTTTGTATAGTTTCTGATACATTTATGGGATTTGCAAGTGAAGTTGCAAGATCTTGTGGAACTTTTAATGTGAGTTTTACTACTTCTGGTGCTTATGGAACAGCAGCTTATGTGTCAATATGGCTAAATCTTCCTCATTTGTTGGCTATTGATGGGGTTTTCAAAATGCCTGGTTTTGATGATTCTTGTTGTTTTTTCTCTGTTGAACAACTTCATACATTTATGAAATTAGCTAATGGGGATGACCCTTGGTCTAAAGTGTTGAAATCTTTGTTGTTACCTTCTTTTGATTCTATAGGGTTTTTGTGTAATAGTGTTGAGGATATTGAACCTATGGGGGTTAAAGCTATCAAGAATCTTACTGAACTTCCTGTTTGGTGTATTGGACCTTTGCTTCCTCAATGTATGCTCAAGAAATGTgaaaaagattcaatctttgaGTCAAGAAGTGgtaaagattcaatctttgaGTCAAGAAATGGTAAAGATTCAAGATTTGAATCAAGAAGTGGTAAAGATCCAATCTTTGAGTCAAGAAATGgtaaagattcaatctttgaGTCAAGAAATGgtaaagattcaatctttgaATCAAGAAGTgataaagattcaatttttgaaTCAAGAATAGGTAAAGAACATGGGTTGTCACCAGAAGAATGTATTTCTTGGTTGAATGAACATCCTGAAAGATCTGTTCTTTACATATCTTTTGGTTCACAAAACACAATTAGTACATCACAAATGATGGCATTGGCTATGGGGTTGGAAGAAAGTGAAAGGCCATTCATTTGGGTGATTAGGCCACCTATTGGTTTTGACATAAAAGGTGAGTTTAGATCTGAATGGTTACCAAAAGGGTTTCAAGAAAGAGTGTCAAAGAGTCAAAAAGGTCTACTAGTGAAATCTTGGGCACCCCAATTGCAAATCTTGAGTCATAGTTCAACGGGTGCGTTCTTGACTCATTGTGGATGGAATTCGGCATTGGAGAGTTTGAGTCAAGGGGTGCCTATCATTAGTTGGCCTTTGGCTGGTGAACAAGCATTTAATTCAAAGATGTTGATGGAGGAAATGGGGGTTTGTGTTGAGTTAACTAAATGGTATTCAAGTGATGTTGATAAAGAGGATGTGAAGAAAGTGGTGGAAATTGTTTTGGGAGAAAGTGGAAAAGGGAGAGAAATGAAGGAAAAAGCTAATAAAATTGGGATGTGTATTAGAGATGCTGTTAAAGAAGAAGGGGATTTTAAAGGTTCATCTGTTAAAGCATTGGATGATTTCATATCTACACTACTTTATAGAAGAAATATGTCATCTTAA
- the LOC101254094 gene encoding uncharacterized protein isoform X2, with amino-acid sequence MASGKEKQHKKKRFPLQPKKVVNSKRKKEKVKKSRSSSSNNGESIENLKSKIKVKDTKLIDIVRFPTAAQQLEFFHEQYQSANRIQLSSLELDSFSETCMLELNPDHAQISTALADHMKVAFGSSWKESLCEKELDEKIDPGQPAVLVISLSALRSCDFLRELRPLTGECRAAKLFSKHMKIEEQASALKNRVNIASGTPSRIKRLIDVEALGLSRLAVIVLDMKTDAKGYSLLTLPQVRDEFWDLYRTYFHQRVLEGALRICLYDEIPVNVKKEKSNQDE; translated from the exons ATGGCGAGCGGCAAAGAGAAGCAGCACAAGAAGAAGCGATTTCCCTTACAACCCAAAAAAGTAGTGAATAGCAAAAGGAAGAAGGAAAAAGTGAAGAAGAGTAgaagcagcagcagcaacaatGGCGAAtctattgaaaatttgaaatccaaaattaaagtaaaagacACCAAGTTAATTGATATTGTTCGTTTTCCTACAGCAGCGCAGCAGCTGGAGTTTTTTCATGAGCAGTATCAATCAGCTAATAGGATTCAGCTTTCTTCCCTTGAACTCGATTCCTTTTCAG AGACATGCATGCTTGAGCTCAATCCTGATCATGCTCAAATTAGTACTGCATTGGCTGACCATATGAAGGTTGCTTTTGGATCATCATGGAAAGAGAGTCTATGTGAAAAGGAGCTCGATGAGAAAATCGATCCAGGGCAACCTGCAGTTCTGGTTATTAGCTTATCTGCCTTGCGTTCGTGCGACTTTCTCAG AGAATTGCGGCCTTTGACGGGTGAATGCCGTgctgcaaagcttttctcaaAGCATATGAAGATTGAGGAGCAG GCGTCTGCTCTCAAGAATCGTGTTAATATTGCAAGTGGGACACCAAGCAG GATTAAGAGATTGATAGATGTGGAAGCACTTGGCCTATCTCGTTTAGCTGTGATTGTGCTGGATATGAAAACTGACGCGAAGGGCTATTCACTATTGACACTGCCTCAAGTCAG AGATGAGTTCTGGGACTTGTATAGGACCTACTTTCACCAACGAGTACTGGAAGGTGCATTGCGGATATGTCTTTATGACGAAATACCAGTTAACGTTAAAAAAGAGAAGAGCAATCAAGATGAGTAG
- the LOC101244190 gene encoding phospholipase A(1) DAD1, chloroplastic-like, whose amino-acid sequence MMRLSSGNNLKTNCNIVFTKQHMELVLPISKCSTLSKRVVARSFKITNSGLGHCSVGHRAVVGLRDRWMEFQGIKNWEGLLDPLDDDLRKEILRYGEFVEAAYRCFDFDMSSPTYATCLYPKSSMLTDSGLDKTGYKVIKNLYATCVVQMPRWTKKTFPNLASPRSSWIGYVAVCDDEKEITRLGRRDVVIAYRGTATSSEWLENFRATLTCLPDDMTTFDENYDQPMVQSGLLNLYTTNTQCDQSLQDTIREEISKILDKYNDEPLSITITGHSLGAALATLTACDITTKFSNAPIVSVVSFGGPRVGNKSFRCLLEKNGTNILRIVNSDDPITKVPGFVIDDDIDDMAESHVASTGMPSWLQKFMEDTQWVYAEVGKELRLSSKGDIATCHDLKTYLDLVNNYENDTSLA is encoded by the coding sequence ATGATGAGGCTCTCAAGTGGAAATAATCTCAAAACAAATTGTAACATTGTTTTCACCAAACAACATATGGAGTTGGTACTCCCTATTTCAAAGTGTTCTACATTGAGTAAACGAGTCGTAGCTCGTAGCTTCAAGATCACGAACTCGGGGTTGGGCCACTGCTCTGTTGGACACAGAGCAGTGGTCGGACTCCGGGACCGTTGGATGGAATTTCAAGGGATCAAGAATTGGGAAGGGTTGCTTGATCCACTTGATGATGATCTCCGTAAGGAGATCTTGAGGTACGGGGAATTCGTTGAGGCAGCCTATCGTTGCTTCGActttgacatgtcatcacccaCGTACGCCACATGTCTTTATCCTAAGAGTTCAATGCTGACAGACTCTGGACTGGACAAGACCGGCTATAAGGTGATCAAGAACTTGTACGCCACGTGTGTGGTCCAAATGCCACGATGGACTAAAAAGACGTTCCCAAACCTAGCGTCTCCGCGATCCAGCTGGATCGGTTACGTGGCCGTTTGCGACGACGAAAAAGAGATCACTAGGCTTGGGCGTCGCGACGTGGTGATCGCTTATCGGGGTACCGCCACCTCATCTGAATGGCTCGAGAATTTTCGCGCCACGTTAACTTGCTTACCAGACGACATGACGACGTTCGACGAAAACTACGATCAACCCATGGTACAAAGTGGACTCTTGAACTTGTACACAACAAACACCCAATGTGACCAAAGTTTGCAAGACACAATTAGAGAAGAAATTAGCAAGATTCTTGATAAATATAATGATGAGCCATTAAGTATAACTATCACAGGACATAGTCTTGGTGCTGCCCTAGCAACATTAACAGCGTGTGATATTACAACAAAATTTAGTAACGCACCCATAGTAAGTGTTGTATCATTTGGAGGGCCTAGAGTTGGAAACAAAAGTTTTCGATGCCTATTAGAGAAAAATGGTACAAATATTCTCCGAATCGTCAACTCTGACGATCCCATTACAAAAGTTCCGGGATTCGTCATCGACGACGATATTGATGACATGGCGGAAAGCCACGTGGCGTCTACGGGTATGCCAAGTTGGCTACAAAAGTTCATGGAGGATACCCAATGGGTGTATGCTGAGGTTGGCAAGGAACTTAGATTAAGTAGTAAAGGGGATATTGCCACGTGTCATGATCTCAAGACATATTTAGACTTAGTAAACAATTATGAAAATGATACATCATTAGCATGA